The following proteins come from a genomic window of Deltaproteobacteria bacterium:
- a CDS encoding glycosyltransferase family 9 protein: MKGRMRKTDREKVLIVKLGYSETLMGEISHKTSLGDVLRSTVLLNLYKDASVTWLVDEKAVPLLRGNPYIDRILPYELTTVLQLRAERFDTIINLEKVAGICAFADSLTAWRRYGFRFDPVNGTAEAYDGTQKVLDICSNQRDKIANRKYWEAILFEMVGSKWRGETPILGYRPRSRIKYDVGFNHHVGEKWPIKAWPAEKWKELERLMGDRYKVSWQQGLGSIEEYIEWINSVRLLVTNDSLGLHIAHALGRKIVALFGPTLAKEVYIEQGAKLLPKPRPRCLPCLSDVCTMERTCMYDISPTRVFNAVNELLGE, encoded by the coding sequence ATGAAAGGACGGATGAGGAAGACCGACAGGGAGAAGGTGCTCATAGTGAAGCTCGGCTACTCGGAGACGCTCATGGGCGAGATAAGCCACAAGACGAGCCTCGGCGACGTGCTGCGCAGCACGGTGCTTCTCAACCTCTACAAGGACGCAAGCGTTACGTGGCTCGTCGACGAGAAGGCCGTGCCGCTGCTGCGCGGCAACCCCTACATCGACCGCATCCTTCCCTACGAGCTCACAACGGTGCTCCAGCTCCGGGCCGAACGCTTCGACACCATAATAAACCTCGAGAAGGTGGCGGGCATATGCGCCTTCGCCGACTCTCTCACAGCCTGGCGGCGCTACGGCTTCCGTTTCGACCCGGTGAACGGCACGGCCGAGGCCTACGACGGCACGCAGAAGGTGCTCGACATATGCTCCAACCAGCGCGACAAGATCGCCAACCGCAAGTACTGGGAGGCCATACTATTCGAGATGGTGGGCTCCAAGTGGCGCGGCGAAACGCCCATCCTCGGCTACAGGCCCCGCTCGCGCATAAAGTACGACGTGGGCTTCAACCACCACGTGGGAGAGAAGTGGCCCATAAAGGCTTGGCCCGCCGAGAAGTGGAAGGAGCTCGAGAGGCTCATGGGAGACCGCTACAAGGTCTCCTGGCAGCAGGGACTCGGCTCCATAGAGGAGTACATAGAGTGGATAAACTCGGTGCGCCTTCTGGTGACCAACGACAGCCTGGGGCTCCACATAGCACATGCCCTCGGCAGGAAGATCGTCGCCCTCTTCGGTCCCACGCTGGCAAAGGAGGTCTACATCGAGCAGGGGGCCAAGCTCCTGCCCAAGCCCAGGCCCCGGTGCCTGCCGTGCCTCAGCGACGTATGCACCATGGAGCGCACCTGCATGTACGACATAAGCCCCACGCGGGTCTTCAACGCCGTGAACGAGCTCCTCGGGGAGTGA
- a CDS encoding radical SAM protein, with protein sequence MKARPIVIPEDYNYIAAFLTLACNLDCPYCINSFGGLEARRRRLSGREWTEAINRIESRPDLPVTLQGGEPSLHRDFVYILNNIKPELHIDILTNLRFEPGLLIGKVDPARLRRDAPYASIRVSYHPATMELAPLVEKVLRLQDAGFSIGVWGVMHPSQADAILEAQRLCRERGIDFRCKEFLGEHNGRLYGTYRYEGACGGGPVRSVMCRTTELIIGPDGGVYRCHSDLYEGREPVGSVTDPDFGIEDVFRPCHVFGRCNPCDIKVKTNRFQQFGHTSVEIRGLEEAAQADRASAPESP encoded by the coding sequence ATGAAAGCACGACCCATCGTCATACCGGAAGACTACAACTACATAGCCGCCTTCCTGACCCTTGCCTGCAACCTCGACTGTCCCTACTGCATAAACTCCTTCGGCGGGCTCGAGGCGCGGCGGCGCAGGCTCTCGGGGCGGGAGTGGACCGAGGCCATAAACCGCATCGAGTCCAGGCCCGACCTGCCCGTCACGCTCCAGGGCGGCGAGCCGAGCCTGCACCGCGACTTCGTCTACATACTGAACAACATAAAGCCCGAGCTCCACATAGACATACTGACGAACCTGCGCTTCGAGCCCGGGCTTCTCATCGGCAAGGTCGATCCCGCAAGGCTTCGGCGCGATGCGCCCTACGCCTCGATCCGCGTAAGCTACCACCCCGCGACCATGGAGCTTGCCCCGCTTGTGGAGAAGGTCCTGAGGCTCCAGGACGCCGGTTTCAGCATCGGCGTCTGGGGCGTCATGCACCCCTCTCAGGCCGACGCCATCCTCGAGGCGCAGCGGCTCTGCAGGGAGAGGGGCATCGACTTCCGCTGCAAGGAGTTTCTCGGCGAGCACAACGGGCGGCTCTACGGGACCTACAGGTACGAGGGGGCCTGCGGCGGCGGTCCCGTAAGGAGTGTTATGTGCAGGACCACGGAGCTCATCATCGGCCCCGACGGCGGGGTGTACCGCTGCCACAGCGACCTCTACGAAGGGCGCGAGCCCGTCGGCTCGGTGACGGACCCCGACTTCGGGATCGAGGACGTCTTCCGGCCCTGCCACGTCTTCGGCCGGTGCAACCCCTGCGACATAAAGGTCAAGACCAACCGTTTCCAGCAGTTCGGCCACACGTCGGTGGAGATACGGGGGCTGGAGGAGGCGGCCCAGGCGGACCGTGCGTCCGCGCCGGAATCGCCTTGA
- a CDS encoding glycosyltransferase family 2 protein translates to MRREGLSVNEAGEKKPTITVVVPALDEEGNIEAAVADVRRALDGRFSDYEIIVFDDGSTDSTPRIIDRLAEEDSRVRAVHNDGNRGLGYCYTEGVRLASMEYVVLIPGDNEIPAAAMERIFDAVGKADIVVPYTANPSVRPLPRRIVSRLFVIILNTLFGMDLRYYNGTCVHKTSIVKHVPMSTMGFAYMASILVRELKAGASFTEVGVHIKQRDTGATKAFAPANVISVARTIAELFYDVRIKNRHKYNKPLRRVTA, encoded by the coding sequence GTGCGGCGAGAAGGATTGTCCGTGAATGAGGCGGGAGAAAAGAAGCCGACCATAACGGTCGTGGTGCCGGCCCTCGACGAGGAAGGCAACATCGAGGCCGCCGTGGCCGACGTGCGCCGCGCCCTCGATGGACGTTTCTCCGACTACGAGATAATCGTCTTCGACGACGGCAGCACCGACTCCACGCCGCGGATAATCGACCGCCTCGCCGAAGAGGACAGCCGCGTCAGGGCCGTCCACAACGACGGCAACCGCGGGCTCGGCTACTGCTACACAGAGGGCGTGAGGCTCGCCTCCATGGAATACGTGGTCCTCATACCGGGCGACAACGAGATCCCCGCGGCCGCCATGGAGAGGATCTTCGACGCCGTCGGCAAGGCCGACATCGTCGTGCCCTACACGGCCAACCCCTCGGTAAGACCGCTGCCGCGACGCATCGTCTCGCGGCTATTCGTCATTATCCTCAACACCCTCTTCGGCATGGACCTGCGCTACTACAACGGCACCTGCGTCCACAAGACCTCCATAGTGAAACACGTCCCCATGTCGACCATGGGCTTCGCCTACATGGCCTCCATCCTCGTGCGCGAGCTCAAGGCGGGCGCAAGCTTCACAGAGGTGGGCGTGCATATAAAACAACGCGACACCGGAGCCACCAAGGCCTTCGCGCCGGCAAACGTCATAAGCGTGGCGCGAACCATAGCGGAACTCTTCTACGACGTGAGGATCAAGAACCGGCATAAGTACAATAAACCCCTGCGACGAGTAACGGCTTGA
- a CDS encoding thiamine pyrophosphate-dependent dehydrogenase E1 component subunit alpha, which yields MSTPPTETLLSLYRTMVRIRLFEERVCELYPEQQMRTPVHLYIGQEAVAAGVCENLGKDDYLFSNHRSHGHTLAKGASMKAVMAELYLKRTGCSKGKGGSMHLVDVEHGILGTSAIVAGGIPMAVGAALASKMRGERRVSVAFFGDGAVDEGVFYESLNFAALKRLPVVFVCENNLYATNSRIEARHPTCRIASAATAMHVPGHCVDGNDAVEVYMTAMAAVNTARRGHGPTLIEARTYRWKGHVGPETDFEKGCRPEDELREWMKRCPVKALRIRIASGDPTLRHTMRDIEAAAKREIDEAVSFAKASPDPDPSELTEDLYCGG from the coding sequence ATGAGCACTCCCCCGACCGAGACGCTGCTCAGCCTCTACCGGACGATGGTGCGGATCCGGCTCTTCGAGGAACGGGTCTGCGAGCTCTACCCGGAACAGCAGATGCGCACCCCCGTCCACCTCTATATCGGCCAGGAGGCCGTGGCCGCCGGGGTCTGCGAAAACCTCGGGAAGGACGACTACCTCTTCTCAAACCACAGAAGCCACGGCCACACGCTGGCCAAGGGGGCGTCGATGAAGGCCGTGATGGCCGAGCTCTACCTCAAGCGCACGGGGTGCAGCAAGGGCAAGGGCGGCTCCATGCATCTCGTCGACGTGGAGCACGGCATCCTCGGCACGTCGGCCATAGTGGCCGGCGGCATACCCATGGCCGTGGGCGCCGCGCTCGCCTCGAAGATGCGCGGAGAGCGCCGCGTAAGCGTCGCCTTCTTCGGCGACGGCGCCGTCGACGAAGGGGTCTTTTACGAGTCCCTCAACTTCGCGGCGCTCAAAAGACTGCCCGTCGTATTCGTCTGCGAGAACAACCTCTACGCCACCAACTCGCGCATCGAGGCGCGACATCCCACGTGCCGCATCGCCTCGGCCGCCACGGCCATGCACGTGCCCGGCCACTGCGTAGACGGAAACGACGCCGTCGAGGTCTACATGACCGCCATGGCGGCTGTCAACACGGCGAGAAGGGGCCACGGACCGACGCTCATCGAGGCCAGGACGTACAGGTGGAAGGGGCACGTGGGGCCGGAGACGGACTTCGAGAAGGGGTGCAGGCCCGAGGACGAGCTCCGGGAGTGGATGAAACGCTGCCCCGTAAAGGCCCTCAGAATACGCATCGCCTCCGGGGACCCCACGCTGCGCCACACCATGCGCGACATCGAGGCGGCCGCGAAGCGGGAGATAGACGAGGCCGTGAGCTTCGCCAAGGCGAGCCCCGACCCCGACCCCTCGGAGCTAACCGAAGACCTCTACTGCGGCGGATAG
- a CDS encoding B12-binding domain-containing radical SAM protein: MKILFVIKDVEYIDPMGIMLLSALARRGGHTTEVAVLGDGGFEEKVRSCGPDVVAFSAKTGEHKYYLAAAAAVKRVSPSIRTVIGGPHATFFPEIIERDEVDLLCMGEGDDAWPELLEAMESGGCVDSIANIVTKENYRSGGAPGMRPRRTALDDLPFLDRDLFYRTTRLGRFPMRSFMVGRGCPYRCTYCFNHTYNALYRGKGPLLVRMSVGRVVEELRELKARYDTQFIKFYDDIFVFSDDEWLDEFVERYRRDVGLPFHCLMRANLLTEPILKKLKEAGLASISMSIESGDDRIRNDILKRRMSRETLVRAFELCARHDVPTFSNTILAVPGSSIEDDIESLDLNLACKVTFGEFPVFFPYPRTELADYAIETGCFDGDFDRLHMSYQSESPLDCFDEREKLMQKNLSLLATVCLLFPRLRNVTVNRLIGLPLTRLYFYIYYVVKAYLVKTRIYPMRFSPLQALRSLYESFRLERFKHEEEDLLRRTGGP; encoded by the coding sequence GTGAAGATTCTTTTCGTCATAAAGGACGTGGAGTATATCGATCCCATGGGGATCATGCTCTTGTCGGCGCTTGCAAGGCGCGGGGGGCACACCACCGAGGTGGCCGTGCTCGGCGACGGCGGCTTCGAGGAGAAGGTGCGCTCCTGCGGCCCCGACGTCGTCGCCTTCAGCGCCAAGACGGGCGAGCACAAGTACTACCTGGCCGCAGCGGCGGCGGTAAAGCGCGTAAGCCCCTCCATACGGACCGTCATCGGCGGTCCTCACGCCACGTTCTTCCCGGAGATCATCGAGCGCGACGAGGTCGATCTGCTCTGCATGGGCGAGGGCGACGACGCATGGCCCGAGCTGCTCGAGGCCATGGAGTCGGGCGGCTGCGTCGACTCCATAGCAAACATCGTAACAAAGGAGAACTACCGCAGCGGCGGCGCGCCGGGGATGCGACCCCGGAGAACGGCCCTCGACGACCTGCCCTTTCTCGACCGCGACCTCTTCTACAGGACCACGCGGCTCGGGCGCTTCCCCATGCGAAGCTTCATGGTGGGGCGCGGCTGTCCCTACCGCTGCACCTACTGCTTCAACCACACCTACAACGCCCTTTACAGGGGCAAGGGGCCGCTGCTGGTGCGCATGAGCGTGGGGCGCGTCGTCGAGGAGCTCAGGGAGCTAAAGGCCCGCTACGACACGCAGTTCATAAAGTTCTACGACGATATCTTCGTCTTCAGCGACGACGAGTGGCTCGACGAGTTCGTCGAGCGCTACCGCAGGGACGTGGGCCTGCCCTTCCACTGCCTCATGAGGGCGAACCTCCTGACCGAACCCATCCTGAAGAAACTCAAGGAGGCGGGCCTTGCCTCCATAAGCATGTCCATAGAGAGCGGCGACGACCGCATACGAAACGACATACTCAAGCGGCGCATGTCGAGGGAGACGCTCGTAAGGGCCTTCGAGCTCTGCGCCCGCCACGACGTGCCCACATTCTCCAACACCATACTGGCCGTGCCGGGAAGCTCCATCGAAGACGACATCGAGAGCCTCGACCTCAACCTCGCCTGCAAGGTGACCTTCGGCGAGTTCCCCGTCTTCTTCCCGTACCCGAGGACGGAGCTCGCCGACTACGCCATAGAGACCGGCTGCTTCGACGGCGACTTCGACAGGCTCCACATGAGCTACCAGAGCGAATCGCCCCTTGACTGTTTCGACGAGCGTGAAAAGCTCATGCAGAAGAACCTTTCGCTCCTGGCCACGGTGTGCCTGCTCTTTCCCCGGCTCCGCAACGTGACGGTCAACCGCCTCATAGGGCTGCCGCTCACGAGACTCTACTTCTACATCTACTACGTGGTGAAGGCCTATCTCGTGAAGACGCGCATATACCCCATGCGCTTTTCGCCGCTCCAGGCGCTTCGCTCCCTGTACGAGAGCTTCAGGCTCGAGCGCTTCAAGCACGAAGAGGAGGACTTGCTGAGAAGAACGGGAGGACCATGA
- a CDS encoding alpha-ketoacid dehydrogenase subunit beta, translated as MPWTKVFSNREEFEREFGPSGDGKLRAVTYREAINETTASLLASDESVFVLGEGVDDPGGVFGTIRGLAGRFGGERVMDTPLAENGITGVAVGAAVAGMRPILVHMRMDFLPLAMDQLINHAAKWRYMFGGAVNVPLVVRGIIGRGWGSAAQHSQSLHPLFAHVPGLKVVMPATPYDGSGLLRAAVYDGNPVVFIEHRWLFEHIGHVPAEPFEVEIGKGIVRRRGSDVTIVAFSYMVYEALRAAKTLEAEGIEAEVVDPRTLRPLDEEIIIDSVRKTGRLVTAEPGWRLCGMGSEVAALAAEKAFHALKAPPVRINTADVPTPASHVLEEAFYPGADDIAGAARRIVRE; from the coding sequence ATGCCCTGGACCAAGGTGTTCAGCAACAGGGAAGAGTTCGAGCGGGAGTTCGGGCCGTCGGGCGACGGGAAGCTTCGCGCCGTGACCTACCGCGAGGCCATAAACGAGACCACCGCCTCTCTGCTCGCCTCCGACGAGAGCGTCTTCGTGCTCGGCGAGGGCGTTGACGACCCGGGCGGCGTCTTCGGCACGATTAGGGGCCTTGCCGGGAGGTTCGGCGGCGAGCGGGTCATGGATACGCCCCTTGCAGAGAACGGCATTACGGGCGTGGCCGTCGGAGCGGCCGTCGCCGGCATGAGGCCCATACTGGTCCACATGCGCATGGATTTCCTGCCGCTCGCCATGGACCAGTTGATAAACCACGCCGCCAAGTGGCGCTACATGTTCGGCGGCGCCGTGAACGTGCCGCTCGTGGTGCGCGGCATAATCGGCCGCGGCTGGGGCTCCGCGGCCCAGCACTCCCAGTCTCTCCACCCGCTCTTCGCCCACGTGCCGGGACTAAAGGTCGTCATGCCCGCGACCCCCTACGACGGGAGCGGGCTCCTCAGGGCGGCGGTCTACGACGGCAACCCCGTCGTGTTCATCGAGCACCGATGGCTCTTCGAGCATATCGGCCATGTGCCCGCCGAGCCCTTCGAGGTGGAGATCGGCAAGGGGATCGTCAGGCGCCGGGGCTCGGACGTGACCATCGTGGCCTTCTCCTACATGGTCTACGAGGCCCTGCGGGCCGCAAAGACGCTCGAGGCCGAGGGCATAGAGGCCGAGGTCGTTGACCCCAGGACCCTGCGGCCCCTGGACGAGGAGATAATAATAGATTCCGTGAGGAAGACCGGACGGCTCGTGACGGCCGAGCCGGGCTGGCGCCTGTGCGGCATGGGCTCGGAGGTGGCGGCCCTGGCGGCCGAAAAGGCCTTTCACGCCCTCAAGGCCCCGCCGGTGCGCATAAACACGGCCGACGTGCCCACGCCCGCAAGCCACGTGCTCGAAGAGGCCTTCTATCCCGGGGCCGACGACATAGCCGGTGCGGCGAGAAGGATTGTCCGTGAATGA